ACCGTTCATACTCTCCTTCAAGTTTCTCAAGGGCTTTTGCCTCTTCTTCTTCCAAACTCAGCTTTCCGCTACTTGTATAGATAATCATTTTTTGCTTTAAGAGCTGCCCCATTTTCATTAACTTATCCACCGTCGCATCAATAGAATCATATTCTTCACGCATGGTTTGACGATTAAACCCACGGACCCATATCTGAGTCGCAGTCTCAGCTCGGCTTCCGATTTCGCCTGCACATACACGTACATCTGCTTCAATCTCGCCACCGATGATTCGACTGTTATATCCTTCAAGAATCACTTCTTTTGCTTTGATTTTTGCATTTATGGCATAGTATCCTATATGCACCGTTCCTTGGCAAACAATCTCACAATCGGCTACAAATTTGGTGAACAAATCTCCTTCACAAGTAATAACCGCCTTATTTTGTCCGGCTATTCCTCCACGAATATAGATACTTCCTCCACGACTTTGAATATGTTCTACTGCACCGACACCAAGATCTCCCATAATTTGAATATCATTATCCGCACGTACCGAAAAATTATCTTCTACAGAATCTTTAATGTCTACATATCCATCAAAATCCACATTCCCTGTCTTAAATGAAACTTTTCCATCAATCTCAAGATAATTACAAACACTTAGAACACCATTTTCATAGACCACTGCTCCAACACGTTTTGCTCTTAAAATTGTCTTTCCATGCTCCATATCTGTAACCGCCTGTATGGACTTACGATCATAGATGAGTTTTTCTTGATGTCCTTGAACAGCAGGTACAATCTCCCCATACACTGTCCGTCCGGGAATTCCATCTTTGGGTTCGATGCGCTCACCAACCCACTCACCTTCTTCAACTTTATTAATTAGATTAAGTTCATAATGATTTACTTTGCCATCTTGATATATCTGAGGCTTTGCTTCTTCTATTTCATACAGACGGATGATGGCATCTTCGCCTTGTAACGGATGCATTCCACGTGCAATGACAAAAGGATTGAGCGGTTGGATATTTTCCATCACTTCAGAGACATCCATACCATACTCAATATTGGCAGCCTTTGCGATCTTAATAAGCTCATCAATAAGAACTTCTTTTTTGGCTTGAGTATATTCTTCCGGTGTCAAATTAATAATCCCATACGCTGTAAATCGATCTTTTGATACTTCAATTTCAATTAAAGGCTTGTACTGCCCGATAGCGACATACTTGTCAATCCCATGTAAAATCGCACTTTTTAAATGGGCAAATTGTGTTACTTTTACTCTTGGAATACCTTGAATAAAGGTTTTAAAATCATTGACTTCATAACCTTTTTCTTTGACTTTGATATAAACCAGTTTTTCTTCTTCTACTAATGAAAAAAATTCATTTGAATACAACATATGCTCAAACATTCATCCACCTCATATATTCTAATAACTCCTCATATGTCTATTATAACGGGTCTTTAGTCCTATGACAAGGTAAATTTAGGCAGATTCACTCATAACAACACCTTCCCATTCGTTTTATCCTATGATATAATACTTTACACAAACAGATTATTTTTTATTACTTACAGAAAGAGGTTATGTTGTGAAAATTTTTGATTTAGACGGACCATTTCAACGCTACGGGACGATTGTCTTTGATGTTTTGGTCTTAAATATTGTTTGGCTATTAATTACTGTATTCAGTTTTGGAATATTAAGCGGACCTGCTTTAACCGGCTTGTATTCAGGTATGTATGCAGGTGTTGTATCGGGCGAAGGCTATCCCTTCAAACAGTTTTTCAAACGTTTTGGAAAGCGCTTTTTGACCTCTTTGCTCGTCGGACTATTTACAATGTTTTTTGTTGTTGTAAGTTTGTTTAACATCTTCCTTATTTGGACTAACCAATTTGGAAGCGTGTATATTTTACCTTTTTATCTTTTTGTTTTTATTGAGATTTCATTTATCTCAACATATGCCTTTCCTTTATTGGCACATTCAAATTTGAAATTCCTTGATATCCTCAAGAATTCATTTTTACTTGCTAACAAGCACCTACCTTGGACAGTTGTGGCTTCTTTATTAAATACCGTTGCCGTTATTGTTATTGCACTAATTTTCTTAGGGGCTGTTGAACTGTTTGTCTTCATGTTCTTTGGAATGGGTATTATTGTATGGCTAAACAGCATCATTATTACAAAAAAAATACTTACTCAATATGATAATTTTATCAATGTCGAGTAAGTGCTAGCTTCACTAAATTTATAATTTAGCTGCATTCATTAACTTAGGTACTACCTGTTTTTTACGGCTAAATACACCTGGCAAGAAAATGCTTTGATCATCTTCCTCAAGATGGAAAGCATTTTCTGCTATCCATCGATCTTGCCCCACGGCAATCAACTCTGTTCCACCAAGCACAACATCTGTTACAAGTAGAACAACCAAGTGTAACCCTTCTTTTTCAACCATTTTTTCCATTTCTTGTATAATATGATTATACACTTCAAACAATCCTTGATAATCCCCTGTATTTATCTGAGAAATCGAAACTTTATACTCTCCAAACATAAATCGCTTACGATCATACGTCAAGATATGTTCAGGCGCTTCTTCTTGCATGCTTGATCCTGCACGAATCATCTCCATACCATACAACTGCATATCCACATCAATGATTGCACTCAAACGCTTAGCCATTTCTTTGTCAAATTCTGTGCATGTCGGCGAATGAAACAACAACGTATCCGATATGATGGCACTAAGCATCAATCCAGCAATCTCTTTTGGTATCTCAATACCTTGTTCTTCATAGATTTTACAAATAATTGAACAGGTACACCCTACCGGTTCCACTCGAAAATATAACGGTGTTACTGTGGAAATGTCGGATACACGGTGATGATCGATGATTTCTAAGATATCAATATCTTCGATACCTTCAATCGATTGTCCGCGTTCATTGTGGTCCACTAAAATCGCTTTCTTTTTATTGATATCGATAAGATCACTTCGAGAAATCATCCCAATGACTTCACCTTTTTCTGTTACTACCGGGAAGCGTCGAAACTTTGATGACAACATGTTGTTTTTGACATCGTCAATCGTCTCATAGGTCACAAAATACTCTAAGTCTTTTTTGACAACGACATCACGAATCGGTGCCGTCTGAGCAAGGGGCTTGACGAGTTCAAACACACTTTTATCTGATATAAAGCATCGCGTAGATATATTTTTTTTACGTGCTATGGCTTGATAGCTTTCCACAAGCTTCTCTTTGTGTTCTTCTGTTTCAACACCACTCACAATAATAACCGACGCATGTTCTACATATGTTTCAAATTCAAAGCGGTTACAAAGAACAAGATCTTGTTTTTGAAGTTTTTTACGATATTTTTCATCTTGTAAGTCCGTTGATATATGAACATATCCTTTTATATATTGATTCGTTTTATCATCGGATATCTCTTCAAGCTTTAAATCTTCA
This sequence is a window from Vallitaleaceae bacterium 9-2. Protein-coding genes within it:
- a CDS encoding FapA family protein, giving the protein MFEHMLYSNEFFSLVEEEKLVYIKVKEKGYEVNDFKTFIQGIPRVKVTQFAHLKSAILHGIDKYVAIGQYKPLIEIEVSKDRFTAYGIINLTPEEYTQAKKEVLIDELIKIAKAANIEYGMDVSEVMENIQPLNPFVIARGMHPLQGEDAIIRLYEIEEAKPQIYQDGKVNHYELNLINKVEEGEWVGERIEPKDGIPGRTVYGEIVPAVQGHQEKLIYDRKSIQAVTDMEHGKTILRAKRVGAVVYENGVLSVCNYLEIDGKVSFKTGNVDFDGYVDIKDSVEDNFSVRADNDIQIMGDLGVGAVEHIQSRGGSIYIRGGIAGQNKAVITCEGDLFTKFVADCEIVCQGTVHIGYYAINAKIKAKEVILEGYNSRIIGGEIEADVRVCAGEIGSRAETATQIWVRGFNRQTMREEYDSIDATVDKLMKMGQLLKQKMIIYTSSGKLSLEEEEAKALEKLEGEYERCQKTLKLYVQRKKNYRSYLQTKGEGEIRAQKIIYPNVDLMLKKEMIRIRKPENANTCYYYKNNQIMNDL
- a CDS encoding DUF624 domain-containing protein; protein product: MKIFDLDGPFQRYGTIVFDVLVLNIVWLLITVFSFGILSGPALTGLYSGMYAGVVSGEGYPFKQFFKRFGKRFLTSLLVGLFTMFFVVVSLFNIFLIWTNQFGSVYILPFYLFVFIEISFISTYAFPLLAHSNLKFLDILKNSFLLANKHLPWTVVASLLNTVAVIVIALIFLGAVELFVFMFFGMGIIVWLNSIIITKKILTQYDNFINVE
- a CDS encoding putative manganese-dependent inorganic diphosphatase, with translation MKEKVYVFGHQNPDTDSICAAISYSYLKNQLDDSHAYEPVALKGVNKETKFALNYFGVKAPRIVSSLKPQVLDINLPEFLLLYETDSIRKALLLITNQVGRMAPVSDKKGRLIGVVSISDLIPRMLNLGSKDVLKLTNTPIDNVIEDLKLEEISDDKTNQYIKGYVHISTDLQDEKYRKKLQKQDLVLCNRFEFETYVEHASVIIVSGVETEEHKEKLVESYQAIARKKNISTRCFISDKSVFELVKPLAQTAPIRDVVVKKDLEYFVTYETIDDVKNNMLSSKFRRFPVVTEKGEVIGMISRSDLIDINKKKAILVDHNERGQSIEGIEDIDILEIIDHHRVSDISTVTPLYFRVEPVGCTCSIICKIYEEQGIEIPKEIAGLMLSAIISDTLLFHSPTCTEFDKEMAKRLSAIIDVDMQLYGMEMIRAGSSMQEEAPEHILTYDRKRFMFGEYKVSISQINTGDYQGLFEVYNHIIQEMEKMVEKEGLHLVVLLVTDVVLGGTELIAVGQDRWIAENAFHLEEDDQSIFLPGVFSRKKQVVPKLMNAAKL